A window of Asterias amurensis chromosome 10, ASM3211899v1 genomic DNA:
gtttaaattgataatgtatgaattttgtcaacaaagtataaaacgcaagacaaaaattacccctcccctcacatttctaTACTGCCcaagtcagtgcatgtgttgttcacatacatgtattataacgtgaatggaggtaaacaataaaccttgtccatcatgttcgttcatgttttaatttagtcaaggatagccttcaactatttttgggagcagaaataaactgatcaaacgaagcatcattcagtataattcatgaaacgttttgtggccttaccagtctgtctttagccgtcgatcatcagggtttggctcatcgtcttcggcctgacgatcatcgtccccgggctggttaactacatgtactcataacacgtcttcggcttctctctcgtccggtgagctccccttatcgctagagccctcactttcctctgaagtgcctccctaaaatgccttttcctcatctatactgtggttttcccgagacccgctgccatcggacagtttcactgtttttttgtgtcaaaaaaaatgcagcctatagtgtccgatgttattccacattcaatgtacatgtaaaatgcacgcacacgatcgacctgacacactgtgtacagagcttcggtacgtggtgtgacgtcacacactgtgtatgaatggttcgtgggtcaccggcttttgccgaaactgagttttctgggtcggagtacgccgcgcgaattcgtgttttttttgcatgaaggtaaaggttttattgaatactactaaaatatcagtccttattttacatttcttgtacaaaaatagtaatattggctatatcaataatctgttatagtccacctttaaaactatgactcccgaggtgatccacggagcgttctattttcccgaggcgaagccgagggaaaatagaacgctccggggatcaccgagggagtcatagtttttaaccattgcacgagtaaaagcagtcaatatttgttttataacaccccaaacatttctaaaacctgtattattattattaagttacagacctgaatgctacaatccacggacgacgcgaacacagattgcaaacacttttacctactgtgttgcatgtagtgtcggacaatctgaaatggttacagactattaatttatcatcctcgtacacgcaacggacgtctgggtaatgcacgccgtgtgctagtctgtcggactagcgcacggcgccatgtgctagtcttcggactagcgcatggcaaaccgacgctctatcacacggccgtcgtctagcaaaactaagacatgtcatgtgacgcgctctaaaccaatgagcaggcacaatacttgcaaggggtgttataaactAGACTATTGCTCATGCCCACAACtaaggttttgttttaatgatagGACCCGCTAAGATAAATTATGTACGTGACGGAGTAGAGATTCCAAACAATGTTTGAATACACGCCAATCGTTGCATACATCCCCATACTTCGGTGCAATTGGTTGACCATGTATTGTGTCTGGAAAACGCAATTTCACTTGCTGTGATGTTTAATTCAACTttgagtgtttgttttttcaacgGTATAGTATTACTTAGTTATAAGCGTACATATGCGTCTCAGTGGCGCTCGAGGCGGCTTAaatggaaggtacacgtttggtataaaacattatgagaaacggctccctctgaagtagcaaagATTTTAAGAAAGTGGTAATTTATCACTGAAATAAtacaagacttctagccagaagtatttttctttcaacaagggtgttttttctgtcaacattttctcgcaacttcgatgaccaattaagctcatatttcacaggtttgttattttatgcttatgttgggatacaccaagtgagaagactggtgttttacaataaccaaacgtgtaccttctctttaacaaacgtttttttttttttttcctgctaGGTATATATGTTGGACTATGTTTGATGCGAGACCTATACTTCTTTTACACAGCACAATGTAATAGTTAACAAGGTGCTGCttcgcaatatgctgccaatgaGACATACTCCTCTTACATATCACCTGTAATAGTTAACAAGGTGCTGCTTCGCAATATGTTGCCAATCAAGCATGACAGCGTGTTTTCAAATAATGAGGCTTGCCTGAAAGGACGacattgtcttggatcggaagggttggtctataaaaaaagcgtTTCAAACCGttgtgaaatgtatatggttggaaagatgttttaaaagaagaatataatgatccacacaaatatcactcaaaactccacggtttttattttacgttgcgaattaacacggtcggccatttatgggagtcaactttttgactcccataaatggccgaccgtgttagtcgacgaggtaaaacgaaaaccacgcagttttgaggcatatttgtgtaggtcattgtattctacttttacatctttctaaccaatcatttttataacaaacggttacaaacgcttttcaaagaccaactcgaccgatcaaatgCAACGTGTTCATTGAACTTGTGACATTACGTTTTACCATTAGCGTGGAGCATAAGCGTTCATTAAGCGCTCCTTGTTAGACATGTTGtcttaacaaaacaacatcttgaAACAAGAGTAACACAAACGAGGTATATTCATGGTACTAACATCAGCGCTCCCACCATACAAATTGCCGTAACCTTGGCATTTTAAATATCGCACCGGTTTTGGGTGTGTATGTTAGTGATGTTAATTGCAAATGAACGCAAAATGCCCTTAGTAAGCATTTCAAGCGTCTGGCTCTCGTCTCTTCTGATTGGATGTGTTGTAGCTTATGTGTATGTTTATTCATGACTCAATGCTAGTGTTGGCCAATCGAAGTGTGCGCATGTTTAGCAGGTGAAACCACAGTTACGCTTGCTTGTGAAACAGAAACAGGAGATGTCATAACTGCTCTTTGCTACAACCATTTGGCTCGACTTTATCATTTAAAGAAGATCGTCATTCGTACTAGGAGAGATATCATAACTCCTCGGGTCTACTTTGTCTCTATTTGAAGAAGATAAATTGTACTTATTTATATCATGTCGTGTTAACTGCGACTGTGTGTTCATCAGCGCCAAACTGTTTCGTTTTAAAGGTATTTGAAAACTGTTCTTCGAACTGTTCGTGTGATAAACTTAAAAGTGTTCCGAAATTATCTGCGGCAGTGAGAGGATAATACAATaattgaaggaaaacaaaaggtTTTAGCGACTTCAATCTAATAAACTCTGTTTAGAAGAAcctgtttaaatgttttaaaatatattatgtACACTGAATTTTGGGTCGGTTTGAAATGACCAAAACATTGATAAATTCGTTAACAACCTAATTTGTGTAAAGAGCCAACGCAATTGCATACATTAGCATCAATATGCTGAGTTGTGTATTCTTGATATTAGCCACTGCATTGTTGGATAGCTGTTATTTCAAAGTGGTTGCATCTCAAGAAACGCAGTGCTATACATTTATAAGTCACCACTCCTCCTGTCCGGAGTCTTGGCATCACTGGGGAGACTCTTGCCACAGGATCACCGAGTCCAACGTTCCCTGGTCCGATGCTAGAGACGAGTGTGGTAAGCTGGATGGTGTTCTGGCCGCACCCAGCTCAAGTCAAGAAAACAATGTTATATTGGACTTGATTGAAAATAATGAAGAAGTATGGATCGACTGTAATGATCTAGAGGTGGAGGGAACATGGGAATGCAGAGAGGGTAACGTGGAGGTCTCCTACAGAAATTGGGGTGAAGGTGAACCCAATAATTACCTAGAGAAGGAACACTGTGCCCTTATTTCTAAGATGTATGGAAATAGGCGCCAGTGGCTGGATGGGACATGCAATGTAAAGTACTCAGCTGTTTGCAAACTGCCACGCAAACCGATCCTTCACGTGTGATATGGGCAAAATCAAACTACGCTGGATTAAACTCTAATAATACAATGTTGTGAGTGAAcatctcattcataaaaatgccaCCTAAGTCGAGTACTTCTACCAGTTCAACAGTCGGACGACATTCTACTACCGTATTAATATTCTTTCTGGCCGAAGCGAACGAGCAGCAGGGACGCCTCAGTCAAATGATAATAAATGAATTAAATTCATAGAATGACTACTAAAAGCAAACTTGGTATCGCCTCATTATGTTTGAGGAATCGAGATGAATAAGCTTGAAGTTATCATCATTATGAGAGTCTATTACggtttttgataccttttgtctCTGGCCATGATATGCAACACACCCACGTGAATGAGATGTATTCAAATCAGTTTACCTGTAGACGTTTCAGCTTCAATAGTCGTCAAGTTGTTAAGAAgaagtaaaatgttttcagGAAAGTCGCGTTAATCTGTTACATGCCAATATAATTTTCTCCCGATTGCGAAGGAAATTgtttcagtgattttattttactaatttctcaagaactacagcacctcagcaagcatTTTCAAGGTAAGCACTATAACAGCACTATCTTTCAACATTAAGTtgattgtaaatctgtggacgttttgCGTCTTACAAAGAATTTCTAAACCTCTCAAACCAATCATTAATTGTTTCCCCATGTGTTTCCCCATAATGTGTATCGAAGgacacaaaatatttaaaagctCAATATTTTTCTTCGTGGATCAAAAGAACAACGAGGTGTTGCTTGTGGCTgaagttaaagacaatggacactatttgcaCCACTGTAAACAAAGAGGGCGCATGATTCAAATCATTCGCGTTTCTGGCGTGCCCGCAGCTGGACGTGAACTGGTTCGTCTCCGGTTGGAGGATCAGAAACACACAGAGGCTTCATTGAGCGCAATATTCTGAAGGGATTTCGGGTGAAGTATGCATAATAGTAAAGTGACTAAGGGTATAACCCCGAAAAGGTACATGTTTTATTCGGGGTATTTCCGCCGTGTTACAGCCTTAAGTTTGCTGGCACAAGCGAGGGGTTAGTTTACGAAGAAGGATCTTCGGTACCGCTTTGGTGTGTCTCTTGCTCTATTGTAAAACATGCCCTTGGCACAGCAGTGCGGTTTTAGAGCAGAATGGTTCATACTGGTACACATCAGGGAGTATTAACATAGGGGGCACACGGAAAAGTTTTTCTTCAGAGCtggtagtatacaaatattgactgcttcgagtgctatggttaaaactatgactcccgaggtgatccccggagcgttcgcctcgggaaaatagaacgctccggggatcaccgagggagtcatagtttttaaccattgcacaagtaaaagcagtcaatatttgttttataacaccccaaacatttctaaatactgtactattattattaagttacagacctgaatgctacaatccacggacgacgcgaatacagattgcaaacacttttacttactgtgttgcatgtagtgtcgtgcaatccgaaatggttacagactattaatttatcatcctcgtacacgcaagggacgtctgggtactgcacgccgtgtgctagtctgtcggactagcgcacggcgccgtgtgctagtcttcggactagcgcatggcaaaccgacgcactatcacacggccgtcgtctagcaaaactaagacatgtcatgtgacgcgctctaaaccaatgagcaggcagaatacttgcaaggggtgttataatagatACCATCATTTCTTCGTATTTCATTGCCTTTTCATCCATTTAAAAATTATTCCATGTCAGCCGGGTCAAATAAATTGCGGCCTTTTGTATACATCGGGTCCTCCCTTCAGGAGTCTGCCGAGTATCCATCGTATACGAAAACGTATTAAAGGGAGCTATAGTCAAATGCAGAAAAGAACCCCCTAAAGTAATAGTAAATTCAACGTGCCAGTTTCATCGGCTCATCGTATAAAATAATGCACACAATTTGCGAATTGTATTTTCTGTACCATGTTTACTTTGGggcaatttgaatttgaatgggTTTAGATGGCGTACAAGGAGACCTTTTGTGTACACTGGTTGTGACTTCTTGAACCTCAGGCCATGAATAGATCACCggtatttaaagtcacctggaagtggtatttttcttaaataaagctgttgtcactaaaatatgtgtttttacgagaggaatgtgaataaaaaattaactaaggtttaaaaatcttagcTTTGATTGTAtatacaaatttacgagtaggccccgacccgagagggcgctgttcgtgacgtatttcaaggcgcgatatttggagagaaaatttgtagtcgggcccccgtacattacgtctgggaacatggcacatcaaaacaaatttagacacgattttacacacatacgtacattgaaacttgaacatgttgaacgcctagtggtttttacaaaagctattgctgctatttttatttaactatgcgactttttagtgaccaaatgggttgtaagatgtgggtctgcctacgtattattatagaaaatggccacggagcagactgcacgcacgcactatggctgctgtataatgggcggacggtcacataggacctgcacgcacggtgaatcgcatgcggtaccaacaaaaaatcgtgtcacttggcaaaagctaaaaacataccctcaaagttcaaacttacccgatttttttcacgtttagcaaatgctcctctgagttcgtcacgtctttcagataccttcttcgacttcccactagctagaaaaactgttgggacggcgtcgtgtttaagaatggctcttctcgtcatgtcaaatgagttgtgtatccaggattcgaagcacgacggctcaaagtgttcgctgcagagctgaaaaagacgtcggaccggaccactttgctctagttaatctgactttcgcagcccacaaccgcctatacttgggatctgcaggaaacagatgaagactgaccccatctttagttgttttgctgcatccagcagcaacacacctggtcggcattgccggaaaaatgacagaaaaaaacctttttcgcagcgtacaaactcacgtcttagaattacatgtacttttgcacgtgtgtttatctacacATCGagggggggtctatgtttgatcgaggcaaagtcttccttttcctacgtcacaaaaggggtaggcggagtcaaccccccagtcatttaattaatttttttaacatataaatcgtgacaaacaattactcaaaaaattgttttattgttaataaacatatactcttatgtttaaaagaaaaaaaatcctatttccaggcgCCTTTAAATCCTGAATGCGCTGAACCGTTTTCATTATGATTGGCGAACGCGGCTTTTCAGCTCGCCTACACCGGTCATCAGTGCCTGTCAAATCTGTGGTCACTTAGCCATGGACCTAACTCGCAAGAAACGTGTCGGAGATTGTCCAGGTGAGCAGTATTTCAAAGTCACTAGCTTCTTTGTTCGAGTCCCACACATTCGCTGTGGGGTTAAACAATGGTAggactaagtaggatttgaaactttgcatgatgcaaatacaatatggaaaagtttgcggtaacaccatgtagtgaCTAACTCTAATTAG
This region includes:
- the LOC139943461 gene encoding C-type lectin-like, encoding MLSCVFLILATALLDSCYFKVVASQETQCYTFISHHSSCPESWHHWGDSCHRITESNVPWSDARDECGKLDGVLAAPSSSQENNVILDLIENNEEVWIDCNDLEVEGTWECREGNVEVSYRNWGEGEPNNYLEKEHCALISKMYGNRRQWLDGTCNVKYSAVCKLPRKPILHV